The proteins below come from a single Zea mays cultivar B73 chromosome 8, Zm-B73-REFERENCE-NAM-5.0, whole genome shotgun sequence genomic window:
- the LOC109941645 gene encoding uncharacterized protein, producing the protein MSQNAAWAQAERRPLTDPIEIPAATSAARVADRETDAGGEAAAPPHVLLARRGAAAAAASVCSGQGRTLKGRDLRRVRDSVLRMTGFIET; encoded by the coding sequence ATGTCACAGAACGCGGCGTGGGCGCAGGCCGAGCGCCGGCCGCTCACGGACCCCATCGAGATCCCGGCCGCCACCTCGGCCGCGCGGGTCGCCGACCGAGAGACGGACGCCGGCGGCGAGGCAGCGGCGCCCCCGCACGTGCTgctggcgcggcgcggggcggcggcggcggcggcctcggTGTGCTCCGGCCAGGGCCGCACGCTCAAGGGCCGGGACCTGCGCCGCGTGCGCGACTCCGTCCTGCGGATGACCGGCTTCATCGAGACCTAG
- the LOC100273643 gene encoding uncharacterized protein isoform X1, with product MSRLRALWQASFNATKRALVWSSDDLIPPSERCIFNFNSKDELKRWHLYSDSEYGGLSSASLEITDGASVGDTPLTGVFSGNLSLDMSEESTWRIRRYGFCGMRSKKFDGFIDLDAYDTIAMKIKGDGRCYISTIYTENWVNSPGQQEDNSWQAFVYIPPQDRWEVLKIPLDRYLPTWRGNVIQAKLEMNPARIVGMSLSVNAEGGVPGAKTGPGDFRLDVAWIKALRAL from the exons ATGTCGAGACTGCGAGCTCTGTGGCAGGCTTCCTTTAACGCCACAAAGAGAG CTCTTGTATGGAGTTCAGATGATCTAATTCCGCCAAGTGAAAGATGTATCTTCAATTTCAACTCAAAAGATGAGCTGAAAAGGTGGCATTTGTACTCAGATTCAGAGTATGGAG GTTTGTCTTCTGCATCCTTAGAAATAACTGATGGCGCTTCAGTTGGAGATACTCCATTAACTG GTGTGTTTTCTGGTAACCTTTCTTTGGATATGTCTGAAGAGTCAACATGGAGGATCAGGCGCTATGGATTCTGTGGGATGCGATCAAAGAAG TTTGATGGGTTCATTGACCTTGATGCATATGATACAATAGCAATGAAGATCAAAGGGGATGGAAGATGCTACATATCTACA ATATACACGGAGAATTGGGTGAATTCACCCGGGCAACAAGAAGACAACTCGTGGCAGGCTTTTGTGTACATACCTCCTCAAGACAGATGGGAAGTCTTGAAG ATCCCTCTTGATCGCTATTTACCCACATGGAGAGGAAATGTGATCCAGGCAAAGTTGGAAATGAACCCTGCTCGGATCGTGGGGATGTCTCTCTCTGTAAACGCAGAAGGCGGTGTTCCTGGCGCCAAGACTGGGCCTGGTGATTTTAGGCTTGATGTTGCTTGGATCAAAGCGTTGAGAGCTTTGTGA
- the LOC103636248 gene encoding HVA22-like protein f isoform X2 has product MGVLGTLARNLDALVGPGVMLLYPLYASMRAIESPSSLDDQQWLTYWVLYSLITLFELSSWKVLQWFPLWPYMKLLLCCWLVLPVFNGAAYIYEAHVRRYFKMGTYVSPSYGERQRRVLQMMSLDARKSVERFIDTHGPDALDRIIRAAEEEAKREKPELFRVETEASLPSVG; this is encoded by the exons ATGGGTGTCCTCGGTACCCTTGCTAGAAATCTGGACGCCCTCGTTGG GCCAGGGGTGATGCTGCTTTATCCTCT CTACGCGTCCATGCGCGCCATCGAGAGCCCTTCTTCCCTGGACGACCAGCAGTGGCTCACCTACTGGGTCCTGTACTCGCTGATCACCCTCTTCGAGCTCTCAAGCTGGAAAGTCCTGCAGTG GTTTCCCCTGTGGCCGTACATGAAGCTGCTCTTGTGCTGCTGGCTGGTGCTGCCCGTCTTCAACGGCGCGGCCTACATCTACGAGGCGCACGTCCGGCGCTACTTCAAGATGGGCACCTACGTGAGCCCCAGCTACGGCGAGCGCCAGCGCCGGGTGCTGCAGATGATGAGCCTCGACGCGCGCAAGTCCGTCGAGCGCTTCATCGACACGCACGGGCCCGACGCGCTCGACAGGATCATCCGAGCC GCTGAAGAGGAAGCCAAGAGGGAGAAACCTGAATTGTTCCGGGTGGAAACCGAAGCAAGTCTCCCATCGGTTGGGTAG
- the LOC103636246 gene encoding uncharacterized protein — MASAEELCEREVLWPETAHDEGDGDDATPSCSSSPPVAPRSRTPAPAPRPRGGVPGSERPTTTTRAGSRPVDIQRPASSARRRGHEDGDRDRDWSAATMVPPHVLVSRRRQEAPCALLRPGARELSHLRDSVLRVTGFIEG, encoded by the coding sequence ATGGCGAGCGCGGAGGAGCTGTGCGAGCGCGAGGTGCTGTGGCCTGAGACGGCCCACGACGAGGGAGACGGCGACGACGCGACGCCCAGCTGCAGCTCGTCGCCGCCCGTGGCGCCGCGGTCCAGAACGCCGGCTCCGGCTCCGCGACCGCGAGGCGGCGTCCCTGGGAGCGAGaggccgacgacgacgacgcgtgCGGGCTCGCGGCCGGTGGACATCCAGAGGCCCGCGAGCTCGGCCAGGCGCCGTGGCCACGAGGACGGGGACCGCGACCGCGACTGGAGCGCCGCGACGATGGTGCCGCCTCACGTGCTGGTGTCGCGGCGGCGGCAGGAGGCGCCGTGCGCGCTGCTGCGGCCGGGCGCGCGCGAGCTCAGCCACCTGCGCGACTCCGTGCTGCGCGTCACCGGCTTCATCGAAGGCTGA
- the LOC103636248 gene encoding uncharacterized protein isoform X1, which produces MAKPAPAEPFSIRGYAMRMRAVDAAECYPFVGGCRSDVEGESPPRFRPMDPKPLSRWWKHELAAGQARLLAGAKGGEAAASGGGLRKGTKRKGSRSSSTGERARKRRHVLQFRSFLTKKEITAKPQSTSCLHEHKLHMAFPRKHKSSTVHPSTELQPRKKREEARDHMPTHGNSMNKRNRERAGPSSEMNSDLIGIKEVTSAVNKQSIEVNGSTNNPTNTGYELVKTPTGPKDDIFGDLPLLELESSKTMFRTGVHELPTVIEESLITNQTEADSIPEAVPLKLIDASDITAQTPSPLEDLVKSEATEPPCISHNDVAGSHPSTVEIDGLPNHMNINMVKPGLGDMQLKFTDVSALGSHSVLRSKRGSGNPMQGCFDVNKNCSQEMKKHGTNSISSPPAMRTRPEETKFKDAPVKGKKSTDITGAVVTLPTLANQLSYQASVLPSAVSHTVFSIRVDSNDLSSLRSMPAEECIPTTRPGNFRTNVCHGSREHVDPYAAQSTDNQGSSHSKLHPICSPANIGMAFMKLPGLERMEISNCNARIGENRFSNAESMNTVRCQKQQLLSGMTYVMEGQKQIGLSSSQVGKPGLDGYGGQGDHHLQQPTVRLMGKTVSVCSHGKDHNVWTMDKVSPDNVAIETSRLSNSTSGQNTTFSGLHNQRPEPISSVPIVKDCTWNFGNQFVRQAELNKAAIGSSNSQTRHLELHQPPHLISIPQNQQSHLWTPAAHMSRKDQCFVGPAANQSSLVPKSLLNASMQEKYQKSTLLSYDDPSSMPIRQPYQTPGVKSSSGSVISFFEYGANNSLSRSSSPGLTLSLTTGLANDSISAGRAACAGSLTNADGRKAASFAEPIGNRSVYADNVSQQPARPISNRTAYATDNVSQQPAKRQVVTDRHDFMSMGPNIVNHSPGWSLSDAVGPQVLDFSKRVARDAVQTSRNESNNPRASSGPVLPIETWSRPGVVAGANNMLKPGQNLNDHSKLLYSTKFPVDSAINSVVL; this is translated from the exons ATGGCCAAGCCCGCTCCCGCTGAGCCATTCTCCATACG GGGTTACGCCATGAGGATGCGAGCTGTCGACGCGGCCGAGTGCTACCCGTTCGTCGGTGGCTGCCGCAGCGATGTGGAGGGGGAATCACCGCCGCGGTTCCGTCCGATGGACCCGAAGCCGCTGTCACGGTGGTGGAAGCACGAACTCGCGGCGGGGCAGGCCCGACTTTTGGCTGGCGCCAAGGGCGGAGAGGCTGCGGCATCCGGCGGTGGGCTGCGGAAGGGGACCAAGAGGAAGGGCTCTCGCTCGAGTTCCACGGGCGAGAGGGCCAGGAAACGGCGACACGTGCTTCAATTTAGGTCCTTTCTGACGAAAAAG GAGATAACTGCTAAGCCTCAGTCAACATCTTGTTTGCATGAGCACAAGTTGCATATGGCATTTCCGAGAAAGCATAAAAGTTCCACTGTCCATCCAAGTACAGAACTTCAACCAAGGAAGAAACGGGAAGAGGCACGTGATCACATGCCAACTCATGGAAACAGCATGAATAAACGAAACAGAGAAAGAGCGGGCCCTTCTAGTGAAATGAATAGTGACCTAATTGGGATAAAGGAAGTGACCTCAGCTGTAAATAAGCAAAGCATAGAAGTCAATGGTTCGACTAATAATCCTACAAATACTGGCTATGAATTGGTGAAAACTCCCACAGGGCCCAAAGATGATATCTTTGGAGATCTCCCTCTCCTGGAATTAGAAAGCTCCAAGACTATGTTTCGCACTGGTGTTCATGAACTTCCAACTGTTATTGAGGAATCATTAATAACAAATCAAACCGAAGCAGATTCTATACCAGAAGCGGTACCCTTGAAGTTGATAGATGCATCTGACATTACTGCTCAGACACCATCTCCTCTTGAAGACTTGGTGAAAAGTGAAGCTACTGAGCCACCATGTATCTCCCACAATGATGTGGCAGGGAGTCACCCTTCCACTGTTGAGATTGATGGTCTTCCAAATCATATGAACATCAATATGGTGAAACCAGGTCTTGGTGATATGCAATTGAAATTTACTGACGTGTCTGCTTTAGGTTCTCATTCTGTTCTCAGGTCAAAACGTGGTTCTGGTAAccctatgcagggttgttttgatgtGAACAAAAACTGTTCTCAGGAAATGAAAAAACATGGTACAAATTCTATTAGCAGTCCACCTGCCATGAGAACCAGACCTGAAGAGACTAAATTTAAAGATGCACCAGTTAAAGGCAAGAAGAGTACTGATATCACTGGTGCAGTGGTTACACTACCTACGCTTGCCAACCAACTTTCCTATCAAGCTAGTGTGTTGCCCTCTGCAGTATCACATACAGTTTTCAGCATAAGAGTTGATTCAAATGACTTGTCTTCATTGAGAAGTATGCCTGCCGAGGAATGCATCCCAACTACCAGACCTGGTAACTTCAGAACTAATGTGTGCCATGGAAGTAGGGAACATGTGGATCCATATGCGGCACAATCTACTGATAACCAGGGTAGCTCACACTCAAAACTTCACCCAATTTGCAGTCCTGCTAACATTGGAATGGCTTTTATGAAGCTACCGGGCCTTGAAAGAATGGAGATCTCAAACTGCAATGCAAGGATAGGTGAAAACAGGTTTAGTAATGCAGAGTCAATGAACACAGTAAGATGTCAGAAACAACAGTTGTTGAGTGGCATGACCTATGTAATGGAAGGTCAGAAACAGATTGGTCTAAGCAGCTCTCAAGTTGGGAAACCAGGTCTGGATGGTTATGGGGGCCAAGGTGATCATCATCTGCAGCAACCCACAGTTCGTTTGATGGGTAAGACCGTCTCAGTGTGCTCACATGGCAAGGATCATAATGTATGGACCATGGATAAAGTCAGTCCTGACAATGTTGCCATTGAAACAAGCCGCCTATCCAATAGCACGTCAGGGCAAAATACTACTTTCAGTGGCCTTCATAACCAAAGGCCAGAACCAATAAGTAGTGTTCCAATAGTGAAAGATTGCACTTGGAATTTTGGTAATCAGTTTGTTCGTCAAGCTGAACTCAATAAGGCAGCTATAGGCAGTTCCAACTCTCAGACCAGGCATCTTGAGCTACATCAACCACCTCATTTGATAAGCATTCCTCAGAATCAACAGTCTCATTTGTGGACACCTGCAGCACACATGAGTAGGAAAGATCAGTGTTTTGTGGGTCCAGCAGCGAACCAATCTTCTCTGGTTCCAAAATCACTGCTAAATGCAAGCATGCAGGAAAAGTATCAGAAATCCACTTTGTTGTCTTACGATGATCCTAGTTCTATGCCTATTCGCCAACCCTACCAGACACCTGGTGTAAAGTCATCTTCTGGATCTGTCATATCCTTTTTTGAGTATGGTGCGAATAATTCTTTGTCCAGAAGCTCTTCTCCTGGACTGACTCTTTCTCTTACAACTGGTTTGGCTAATGACTCTATTTCAGCAGGCAGAGCAGCTTGTGCAGGCAGCCTTACAAATGCAGATGGTAGGAAAGCTGCTAGCTTTGCCGAACCAATAGGCAATAGATCAGTTTATGCAGATAATGTTTCACAGCAACCTGCGAGGCCAATAAGCAACAGAACAGCTTATGCGACAGATAATGTTTCACAACAACCTGCAAAGAGACAAGTTGTTACAGATAGACATGATTTTATGTCTATGGGCCCAAACATTGTGAACCATTCACCTGGCTGGTCACTTAGTGATGCAGTTGGTCCTCAGGTACTTGATTTTAGTAAAAGAGTAGCAAGAGATGCTGTTCAAACGTCaagaaatgaaagcaacaatccaaGGGCCAGTTCCGGTCCAGTTCTGCCTATTGAAACATGGTCTAGGCCTGGCGTGGTTGCAGGGGCTAATAACATGTTGAAGCCAGGTCAAAACCTGAACGATCATTCCAAACTGCTATACTCCACGAAATTTCCTGTTGATAGTGCTATCAATTCAGTTGTATTATAG